In the Catenulispora sp. MAP5-51 genome, one interval contains:
- a CDS encoding bifunctional (p)ppGpp synthetase/guanosine-3',5'-bis(diphosphate) 3'-pyrophosphohydrolase: protein MPALPAAPPVPLNAAVKSGPSRPSSSRVRARLARLGSTRSGGPPPVLEPLFKIIRANHPKADLKPVEQAYAVAERHHRGQRRKSGDPYITHPLAVTTILAELGMDVPTLCAGLLHDTVEDTDYSLDMLRGDFGDTVALLVDGVTKLDKVKLGEATQAETVRKMVVAMARDIRVLVIKLADRLHNMRTMRYMKREKQESKSRETLEIYAPLAHRLGMNTIKWELEDLAFAILYPKMYDEIVRLVSERAPKREEYLSQVIDAVHGDLREAKIRATVTGRPKHYYSVYQKMIVRGRDFADIYDLVGIRVLVDSVRDCYAALGAIHARWNPVPGRFKDYIAMPKFNMYQSLHTTVIGPGGKAVELQIRTFAMHRRAEYGVAAHWKYKEDAVEGVRKPTNGAGTANPGGDMAWLRQLLDWQKETADPNEFLDALRFDLSTAEVYVFTPKGMVMALPSGSTPVDFAYAVHTEVGHHTIGARVNGRLVPLDSKLDNGDVVEIFTSKAPNSGPSRDWLGFVASPRARNKIRQWYTKERREEAVEQGKDQLAKAMRKQGLPLQRLMTSESLATVAHDLRHADISALYAAIGEGHVSAQHVVHRLLHLLGGEEGATEDLAEATVPGNIEKLSRRGQARPAGDPGVLVKGADDIWVKLARCCTPVPGDDIIGFITRASGVSVHRADCTNIESLAAQPERMVEVSWSPGGASMFLVAIQVEALDRSRLLSDVTRVLSDQHVNILSASVTTSRDRVAISRFTFEMADPAHLGAVLKAVKGVEGVFDVYRVTSAKHA, encoded by the coding sequence ATGCCCGCGCTGCCCGCCGCGCCCCCCGTCCCGCTCAACGCGGCCGTCAAGTCCGGGCCGTCGCGCCCCAGCTCCAGCCGGGTCCGCGCGCGCCTGGCGCGCCTGGGCAGCACTCGCAGCGGCGGACCGCCGCCGGTCCTGGAGCCGCTGTTCAAGATCATCCGGGCCAACCACCCCAAGGCCGACCTCAAGCCCGTCGAGCAGGCCTACGCCGTCGCCGAGCGCCACCACCGCGGCCAGCGGCGCAAGAGCGGCGACCCGTACATCACGCATCCGCTGGCGGTCACCACGATCCTGGCCGAGCTGGGCATGGACGTGCCCACGCTGTGCGCCGGGCTGCTGCACGACACCGTCGAGGACACCGACTACTCGCTCGACATGCTTCGCGGCGACTTCGGCGACACCGTCGCGCTGCTGGTCGACGGCGTCACCAAGCTGGACAAGGTCAAGCTCGGCGAGGCCACGCAGGCCGAGACCGTGCGCAAGATGGTCGTGGCCATGGCCCGGGACATCCGGGTGCTGGTGATCAAGCTCGCCGACCGGCTGCACAACATGCGCACCATGCGCTACATGAAGCGGGAGAAGCAGGAGAGCAAGTCCCGCGAGACGCTGGAGATCTACGCCCCGCTGGCGCACCGGCTGGGCATGAACACGATCAAGTGGGAGCTGGAGGACCTGGCGTTCGCCATCCTCTACCCCAAGATGTACGACGAGATCGTGCGCCTGGTCTCCGAGCGCGCGCCCAAGCGCGAGGAGTACCTCTCGCAGGTGATCGACGCCGTGCACGGCGACCTGCGCGAGGCGAAGATCCGCGCCACCGTCACCGGCCGGCCGAAGCACTACTACTCGGTCTACCAGAAGATGATCGTGCGCGGCCGCGACTTCGCCGACATCTACGACCTGGTCGGCATCCGGGTCCTGGTGGACTCGGTGCGCGACTGCTACGCGGCGCTCGGCGCCATCCACGCGCGGTGGAACCCGGTCCCGGGCCGGTTCAAGGACTACATCGCGATGCCGAAGTTCAACATGTACCAGTCCTTGCACACCACGGTGATCGGCCCCGGCGGCAAGGCCGTCGAGCTGCAGATCCGCACCTTCGCGATGCACCGCCGCGCCGAGTACGGCGTCGCGGCGCACTGGAAGTACAAGGAGGACGCGGTCGAGGGCGTCCGCAAGCCCACCAACGGCGCCGGGACCGCGAACCCCGGCGGCGACATGGCGTGGCTGCGGCAGCTGCTGGACTGGCAGAAGGAGACCGCGGACCCGAACGAGTTCCTGGACGCGCTGCGCTTCGACCTGTCCACTGCCGAGGTCTACGTCTTCACGCCCAAGGGCATGGTGATGGCGCTGCCCTCGGGATCGACCCCGGTCGACTTCGCCTACGCGGTCCACACCGAGGTCGGGCACCACACCATCGGCGCCCGCGTCAACGGCCGCCTGGTCCCGCTGGACAGCAAGCTGGACAACGGCGACGTGGTCGAGATCTTCACCTCCAAGGCGCCCAACTCCGGGCCCTCCCGCGACTGGCTGGGCTTCGTGGCGTCCCCGCGCGCCCGCAACAAGATCCGCCAGTGGTACACCAAGGAGCGCCGCGAGGAAGCGGTCGAGCAGGGCAAGGACCAGCTGGCCAAGGCCATGCGCAAGCAGGGCCTGCCGCTCCAGCGCCTGATGACCTCCGAATCCCTGGCCACCGTCGCCCACGACCTGCGCCACGCCGACATCAGCGCCCTGTACGCCGCCATCGGCGAGGGCCACGTCTCGGCGCAGCACGTGGTCCACCGCCTCCTGCACCTGCTCGGCGGCGAGGAGGGCGCCACCGAGGACCTGGCCGAGGCCACCGTCCCGGGCAACATCGAGAAGCTCTCCCGCCGAGGCCAGGCCCGCCCCGCCGGCGACCCCGGCGTCCTGGTGAAGGGCGCGGACGACATCTGGGTGAAACTGGCCCGCTGCTGCACCCCGGTCCCCGGCGACGACATCATCGGCTTCATCACCCGCGCCTCCGGCGTCAGCGTCCACCGCGCGGACTGCACCAACATCGAATCCCTGGCCGCCCAGCCCGAACGGATGGTGGAGGTGTCATGGTCGCCCGGAGGGGCGTCCATGTTTCTCGTCGCGATCCAAGTAGAGGCGCTTGACCGCTCGCGTCTCCTCTCGGACGTGACACGCGTGCTCTCGGACCAGCACGTCAACATCCTGTCGGCCTCGGTGACGACCAGCCGCGACCGGGTGGCCATCTCACGCTTCACCTTCGAGATGGCGGACCCGGCGCACTTGGGGGCGGTGCTGAAGGCGGTGAAGGGCGTTGAAGGGGTGTTCGACGTCTATCGGGTGACGAGTGCGAAGCACGCCTGA
- a CDS encoding adenine phosphoribosyltransferase, with the protein MSFPENLGGEDLVQVLATGILDVPDYPKPGVVFKDITPLLADPRAFALVVGAMAEQVRAAGATRVAGLEARGFILAAPVALAAGVGFVPVRKAGKLPRATYREDYELEYATATIEVHHDAFEPGERVMIVDDILATGGTAVAAANLVRDAGALPVGLSVLMELGFLHGRKRLTAALPDAGIHTLLVV; encoded by the coding sequence GTGAGCTTCCCCGAAAACCTCGGTGGCGAGGACCTGGTTCAGGTCCTCGCCACCGGCATTCTCGACGTCCCGGACTACCCGAAGCCGGGCGTCGTCTTCAAGGACATCACCCCGCTGCTCGCCGACCCCCGGGCGTTCGCCCTGGTGGTCGGGGCGATGGCCGAGCAGGTCCGCGCGGCCGGCGCGACCCGCGTGGCGGGCCTGGAGGCGCGGGGCTTCATCCTGGCGGCCCCGGTGGCGCTGGCCGCCGGCGTCGGCTTCGTCCCGGTCCGCAAGGCCGGCAAGCTCCCGCGAGCGACGTACCGCGAGGACTACGAGCTTGAATACGCCACCGCGACCATAGAGGTCCACCACGACGCCTTCGAACCCGGCGAGCGCGTGATGATCGTCGACGACATCCTGGCCACCGGCGGCACCGCCGTCGCGGCCGCCAACCTGGTCCGCGACGCCGGCGCGCTGCCGGTGGGACTGTCGGTGCTGATGGAGCTGGGCTTCCTGCACGGACGCAAGCGACTCACCGCGGCTCTCCCCGACGCCGGAATCCACACCCTTCTGGTGGTCTGA
- the secF gene encoding protein translocase subunit SecF → MSASNSWGNRLYRGEVSYDFIGKQKRWYTISGALLLISAVSLVVFGLNFTLDFRGGSQFDIKSPTASTKTITDSVSAIVKDPQVVTSSDSTGRHVIVKTTPLSQNQLSEVRQAIATDAGQKDNPNAVTVTLVSGSWGHEITQKAITGLIIFVALVMVYLAIFYEWKMALSGIIALIHDLVITAGIYALIGFEVSPATVIGFLTILGYSLYDTVVVFDKVRENTKGLGSTKTDQSYTQSANLAINQTLIRSLNTSLIALIPVAALLFAGTVVSGGAGVLQDLALALLVGIAVGTYSSIFIATPLLADLKEREPEMRTLKRKATGAQAKAAARAERNPVPTQDRLAGEYEGDAEDLEAAGAGEVRDTPRGPRNQPVRGDRGRNRPSGKRR, encoded by the coding sequence ATGTCCGCCTCCAACAGCTGGGGCAACCGCCTGTACCGCGGCGAGGTCTCCTACGACTTCATCGGCAAGCAGAAGCGCTGGTACACCATCTCCGGCGCGCTTCTGCTCATCTCGGCCGTGTCCCTGGTGGTGTTCGGCCTGAACTTCACCCTGGACTTCCGGGGCGGGTCGCAGTTCGACATCAAGTCGCCCACGGCCAGCACCAAGACCATCACCGACTCCGTCTCGGCGATCGTCAAGGACCCCCAGGTCGTGACCTCGAGCGACTCCACCGGCCGGCACGTGATCGTCAAGACCACGCCGCTGAGCCAGAACCAGCTGTCCGAGGTGCGCCAGGCGATCGCGACCGACGCCGGCCAGAAGGACAACCCGAACGCGGTCACGGTCACCCTGGTGTCCGGCTCCTGGGGCCATGAGATCACCCAGAAGGCGATCACCGGTCTGATCATCTTCGTGGCGCTGGTGATGGTGTACCTGGCGATCTTCTACGAGTGGAAGATGGCGCTGTCCGGCATCATCGCCCTGATCCACGACCTGGTGATCACCGCCGGCATCTACGCCCTGATCGGCTTCGAGGTCTCCCCGGCCACGGTCATCGGCTTCCTGACGATCCTGGGCTACTCGCTGTACGACACCGTCGTGGTGTTCGACAAGGTCCGGGAGAACACGAAGGGTCTGGGCTCCACCAAGACCGACCAGAGCTACACGCAGTCGGCGAACCTGGCGATCAACCAGACCCTGATCCGCTCGCTGAACACCTCGCTGATCGCGCTGATCCCGGTGGCGGCGCTGCTGTTCGCCGGCACCGTGGTCAGCGGCGGCGCGGGCGTGCTCCAGGACCTGGCGCTGGCCCTGCTGGTCGGTATCGCGGTGGGCACCTACTCCTCGATCTTCATCGCGACGCCGCTGCTGGCCGACCTGAAGGAGCGCGAGCCGGAGATGCGCACCCTCAAGCGCAAGGCGACCGGCGCCCAGGCCAAGGCCGCGGCCCGCGCCGAGCGCAACCCCGTGCCGACGCAGGACCGGCTGGCCGGCGAGTACGAGGGCGACGCGGAGGACCTGGAGGCGGCCGGCGCCGGCGAGGTGCGGGACACCCCCCGCGGCCCGCGCAACCAGCCGGTGCGCGGCGACCGGGGCCGCAACCGGCCCAGCGGCAAGCGGCGCTAG
- the secD gene encoding protein translocase subunit SecD, which translates to MAGSKAPRSRNRKTSPWTPLTALAAVIMALVGTMIGTGHRTPQLGIDLAGGTTMVMTAHGNKAPAASDMDTALQIMRNRVNGQGVSEAEVTKQGNNAIEVDLPGKNSSELLAELGQTAKLYFRTVVPDVTQYGIPQRQSVTPNTPQASTPSPSPSGTSGAPSGSSSSKPSSSATSPATKSSGSESKPSTPSSPSGTSTSTQHRVADSGLKDSTSGSGNTPTTPSGSATATASSKSAASTPSTPATPSSPAPSAPSSSAPSVATTAPDGSVKQTQPDAATLNLYETIDCTKPPSNLGNMFAANQYAVGCDFTAKVPYLLEPADVDGKNLSSASANPVTAGGANQFLTGAWQVNLSFDKKGTADFGRVTTALNADGGQFAVDLDGVVYSAATVQQPITDGNAQITGNFTQKTAENLADVLKYGALPITFDQGNVSQISASLAGNQLEAGLIAGAIGLALVVLYLIAYYRGLSIVAVSSLVISGILTYALASLLGPAMGFRLSLAGVAGLVVAIGITADSFVIFFERLRDEVREGRTLRTAVDHGWVRARRTIISSDFVSFLAAFVLYEVSIGTVKGFAFTLGLTTLLDIVVVFMFTKPVVTLLARRKFFNDGHPWSGLDPNRLGVKKSPGIRQTIVDRRAAARRGSAEGMEA; encoded by the coding sequence TTGGCCGGATCGAAGGCTCCGCGGTCCCGCAACCGCAAGACGAGCCCATGGACCCCCCTGACGGCGCTGGCCGCCGTCATCATGGCGCTGGTCGGCACCATGATCGGCACCGGGCACCGCACGCCCCAGCTCGGTATCGATCTGGCCGGCGGCACCACCATGGTGATGACCGCCCACGGCAACAAGGCCCCGGCGGCCAGCGACATGGACACCGCGCTGCAGATCATGCGCAACCGCGTCAACGGCCAGGGTGTGTCCGAAGCCGAGGTGACCAAGCAGGGCAACAACGCGATCGAGGTCGACCTGCCGGGCAAGAACTCCTCGGAGCTGCTCGCCGAACTCGGCCAGACCGCGAAGCTGTACTTCCGGACGGTCGTCCCCGACGTCACGCAGTACGGCATCCCGCAGCGCCAGAGCGTCACGCCGAACACGCCGCAGGCCTCCACGCCGAGCCCGAGCCCGTCGGGCACCTCCGGCGCGCCGTCCGGGTCCTCCAGCTCCAAGCCGTCCTCCTCGGCGACCTCGCCGGCGACCAAGAGCAGCGGCAGCGAGTCCAAGCCGAGCACGCCCTCCTCGCCGTCGGGCACCTCGACGTCCACCCAGCACCGGGTCGCCGACTCCGGCCTGAAGGACTCCACCAGCGGCAGCGGGAACACCCCGACCACGCCGAGCGGCAGCGCGACCGCGACCGCGAGCTCCAAGAGCGCGGCCTCGACGCCGTCGACGCCCGCGACCCCGAGCTCCCCGGCCCCGTCCGCGCCGAGCTCCTCGGCGCCCTCGGTGGCGACCACCGCTCCGGACGGCTCGGTCAAGCAGACCCAGCCGGACGCCGCCACGCTGAACCTGTACGAGACCATCGACTGCACCAAGCCGCCGTCGAACCTGGGCAACATGTTCGCCGCCAACCAGTACGCGGTCGGCTGTGACTTCACCGCGAAGGTCCCCTACCTGTTGGAGCCGGCCGACGTCGACGGCAAGAACCTGAGCAGCGCCTCGGCCAACCCGGTGACGGCCGGCGGGGCGAACCAGTTCCTGACCGGCGCCTGGCAGGTGAACCTGTCCTTCGACAAGAAGGGCACCGCGGACTTCGGCCGCGTCACCACCGCGCTGAACGCCGATGGCGGCCAGTTCGCCGTCGACCTGGACGGCGTCGTCTACAGCGCGGCCACCGTGCAGCAGCCGATCACCGACGGCAACGCGCAGATCACCGGCAACTTCACCCAGAAGACCGCCGAGAACCTGGCCGACGTGCTGAAGTACGGCGCGCTGCCGATCACCTTCGACCAGGGCAACGTCTCGCAGATCTCGGCCTCGCTGGCCGGCAACCAGCTGGAAGCCGGCCTGATCGCCGGCGCGATCGGCCTGGCGCTGGTCGTCCTGTACCTGATCGCCTACTACCGCGGCCTGTCGATCGTCGCCGTGTCCTCGCTGGTGATCTCCGGGATCCTCACCTACGCCCTGGCCAGCCTGCTGGGCCCGGCGATGGGCTTCCGGCTCTCGCTGGCCGGCGTCGCGGGTCTGGTGGTCGCCATCGGCATCACCGCGGACTCGTTCGTCATCTTCTTCGAACGACTCCGCGACGAGGTCCGTGAGGGCCGTACCCTGCGCACGGCCGTGGACCACGGCTGGGTCCGGGCCCGGCGCACCATCATCTCCTCGGACTTCGTGTCCTTCCTGGCCGCCTTCGTCCTGTACGAGGTCTCGATCGGCACGGTGAAGGGCTTCGCCTTCACCCTGGGTCTGACCACGCTGCTGGACATCGTCGTGGTGTTCATGTTCACCAAGCCGGTCGTCACGCTGCTGGCCCGCCGCAAGTTCTTCAACGACGGCCACCCGTGGTCCGGGCTGGATCCCAACCGCCTGGGCGTCAAGAAGTCGCCGGGCATCCGCCAGACGATCGTCGACCGCCGTGCCGCCGCCCGCCGGGGCTCCGCGGAAGGGATGGAAGCCTGA
- the yajC gene encoding preprotein translocase subunit YajC, with amino-acid sequence MGSPVFLIWIVLIGAMFYFMMIRPQKRARSQQSDMLQHLQPGAQVRTTAQIMGTIVEVGDDWAIVETTPGTRIKFGKPAIVGIILDDEAETEAEGDAVDGQDAPTPGGIGDAPHSVQDAVPAQDAAPADDEPAAKAADGSAGQAATAEASEEVKDAEPAKS; translated from the coding sequence ATGGGATCTCCCGTCTTCCTGATCTGGATCGTCCTGATCGGGGCCATGTTCTACTTCATGATGATCCGTCCGCAAAAGCGTGCGCGGTCGCAGCAGTCCGACATGCTGCAGCACCTCCAGCCCGGTGCCCAGGTGCGGACCACCGCCCAGATCATGGGCACCATCGTCGAGGTCGGTGACGACTGGGCCATCGTGGAGACCACCCCGGGGACGCGCATCAAGTTCGGCAAGCCCGCGATCGTCGGCATCATCCTGGACGACGAGGCCGAGACCGAGGCCGAGGGCGACGCCGTGGACGGCCAGGACGCGCCGACCCCCGGCGGCATCGGCGACGCGCCGCACTCCGTGCAGGACGCCGTGCCCGCTCAGGACGCCGCGCCGGCCGACGACGAGCCCGCGGCCAAGGCCGCGGACGGTTCCGCCGGGCAGGCCGCGACGGCCGAGGCCTCCGAGGAGGTCAAGGACGCCGAGCCGGCGAAGTCGTGA
- the ruvB gene encoding Holliday junction branch migration DNA helicase RuvB, whose amino-acid sequence MDHETERLVSGTAVTGDAEEQAAEAALRPKRLAEFVGQPKVRDQLSLVLDAARMRQASPDHILLSGPPGLGKTTLSMIIANELQTPIRITSGPAIQHAGDLAAILSSLSDGEVLFVDEIHRMSRPAEEMLYMAMEDFRVDVIVGKGPGATAIPLELPPFTLVGATTRSGLLPAPLRDRFGFTAHLEFYSAADLEYVVNRSARLLNVRIDTDGAKELAGRSRGTPRIANRLLRRVRDYAEVKADGAVDLGIARAALDVYEVDERGLDRLDRAVLHALLKLFGGGPVGLSTLAVAVGEESETVEEVAEPFLVREGLLARTPRGRIATAAAWAHFGLSAP is encoded by the coding sequence GTGGACCACGAAACCGAACGCCTCGTCTCCGGCACCGCCGTCACCGGCGACGCCGAGGAGCAGGCGGCCGAGGCGGCGCTGCGGCCCAAGCGGCTGGCCGAGTTCGTCGGGCAGCCCAAGGTGCGCGACCAGCTCTCGCTGGTGCTGGACGCGGCCCGGATGCGCCAGGCGTCCCCGGACCACATCCTGCTGTCGGGGCCCCCCGGGCTCGGCAAGACCACGTTGTCGATGATCATCGCCAACGAGCTGCAGACGCCGATCCGCATCACCTCCGGGCCGGCCATCCAGCACGCCGGGGACCTGGCGGCGATCCTTTCCTCGCTGTCCGACGGCGAGGTGCTGTTCGTCGACGAGATCCACCGCATGTCCCGGCCCGCCGAGGAGATGCTCTACATGGCGATGGAGGACTTCCGGGTCGACGTGATCGTCGGCAAGGGCCCCGGCGCCACCGCGATCCCGCTGGAACTTCCGCCGTTCACGCTCGTCGGCGCCACCACGCGCTCCGGGCTGCTGCCGGCGCCGCTGCGCGACCGCTTCGGGTTCACCGCGCACCTGGAGTTCTACTCCGCCGCCGACCTGGAGTACGTGGTCAACCGCTCGGCGCGGCTCTTGAACGTGCGGATCGACACCGATGGCGCGAAAGAGCTGGCGGGGCGCTCGCGCGGCACCCCGCGCATCGCCAACCGGCTGCTGCGCCGGGTCCGGGACTACGCCGAGGTGAAGGCCGACGGCGCGGTGGACCTGGGCATCGCCAGGGCCGCCCTGGACGTCTACGAGGTGGACGAGCGCGGCCTGGACCGCCTGGACCGCGCGGTGCTGCACGCCCTGCTCAAGCTGTTCGGCGGCGGCCCGGTGGGGCTGTCCACGCTGGCCGTGGCGGTGGGGGAGGAGTCCGAGACGGTCGAGGAGGTCGCCGAGCCGTTCCTGGTCCGCGAGGGCCTGCTGGCGCGCACGCCGCGGGGCCGGATCGCGACCGCCGCGGCGTGGGCGCATTTCGGGCTCAGCGCACCGTGA
- the ruvA gene encoding Holliday junction branch migration protein RuvA: protein MIAFVSGPVAMVNPTSAVVEVGGVGMLVHCGPGTLAGLTVGEKAKLFTAMVVREDSLTLYGFATDDERAVFELLQTASGIGPKVAQAMLSVHAPDTLRTIFMTGDEAALTQVPGIGKKGAQRLLLELKERLGPPTGAVPGQAQNGWSRAGLGSWRVQLLEALTGLGWSAREADDAVSAVGPLAAEQEAAGQTVQLGPLLKAALRTMKK, encoded by the coding sequence GTGATCGCCTTCGTGTCCGGCCCGGTGGCCATGGTGAACCCGACCAGCGCCGTGGTCGAGGTGGGCGGCGTCGGGATGCTCGTGCACTGCGGCCCCGGCACGCTGGCCGGGCTGACCGTGGGGGAGAAGGCCAAGCTCTTCACCGCGATGGTGGTCCGCGAGGACTCGCTGACCCTCTACGGCTTCGCCACCGACGACGAGCGCGCCGTCTTCGAGCTCTTGCAGACCGCCAGCGGCATCGGCCCGAAGGTGGCGCAGGCGATGCTCTCGGTGCACGCGCCCGACACGCTGCGGACCATCTTCATGACCGGCGACGAGGCCGCCCTGACGCAGGTCCCGGGGATCGGCAAGAAGGGCGCGCAGCGGCTGCTGCTGGAGCTCAAGGAGCGCCTGGGCCCGCCGACCGGCGCGGTGCCGGGGCAGGCGCAGAACGGCTGGAGCCGCGCGGGCCTGGGCTCCTGGCGCGTGCAGCTGCTGGAGGCGCTGACGGGTCTGGGCTGGTCGGCGCGCGAGGCCGACGACGCGGTGAGCGCGGTCGGCCCGCTGGCCGCCGAGCAGGAGGCGGCGGGGCAGACCGTGCAGCTCGGGCCGCTGTTGAAGGCGGCGCTGCGGACCATGAAGAAGTAG
- the ruvC gene encoding crossover junction endodeoxyribonuclease RuvC — MRVLGVDPGLTRCGVGVVEGRPGRPLTLVGVGVIRTPATMDLSRRLLEIEKGLEEWLAEHRPEAVAVERVFSQHNVSTVMGTAQASAVAMLVAARHGLPVALHTPSEVKAAISGSGRADKSQVGMMVARVLRLTEPPKPADAADAAALAICHIWRGTAQSRLAAAIAKQR; from the coding sequence GTGCGGGTGCTGGGGGTCGATCCGGGTCTGACGCGATGCGGCGTGGGGGTCGTCGAGGGGCGGCCCGGGCGGCCGCTGACGCTGGTCGGGGTCGGCGTCATCCGCACCCCGGCGACCATGGACCTCTCGCGGCGGCTGCTGGAGATCGAGAAGGGGCTGGAGGAGTGGCTCGCCGAGCACCGGCCCGAGGCGGTGGCCGTCGAGCGGGTCTTCAGCCAGCACAACGTCAGCACCGTGATGGGCACCGCGCAGGCCAGCGCGGTGGCGATGCTGGTGGCCGCGCGGCACGGGCTGCCGGTCGCGCTGCACACTCCCAGCGAGGTCAAGGCGGCGATCAGCGGGTCGGGGCGGGCGGACAAGAGTCAGGTCGGGATGATGGTGGCGCGGGTGCTGCGGCTGACCGAGCCGCCCAAGCCCGCCGACGCCGCCGACGCCGCGGCGCTGGCCATCTGCCACATCTGGCGGGGGACGGCGCAGAGCCGGCTGGCCGCGGCGATCGCCAAGCAGCGGTGA
- a CDS encoding YebC/PmpR family DNA-binding transcriptional regulator, translating into MSGHSKWATTKHKKAVIDAKRGKLFARLIKNIEVAAKTGGGDVTGNPTLFDAVQKAKKNSVPADNIDRAIKRGSGAEAGGADWQTIMYEGYAPNGVAVLIECLTDNRNRAASEVRVAMTRNGGSMADPGSVSYMFARKGVVLVPKAGNLTEDDILMAVLEAGAEEVNDLGESFEVVSEAGDLIPVRTALQGAGIDYESAESPFLPSVQVELDEDGARKVFRLIEALEDSDDVQNVYANFDVSDEVMEKIDA; encoded by the coding sequence ATGTCCGGCCACTCCAAATGGGCGACCACCAAGCACAAGAAGGCGGTCATCGACGCCAAGCGCGGCAAGCTGTTCGCCCGGCTGATCAAGAACATCGAAGTCGCGGCCAAGACCGGCGGCGGAGATGTCACGGGTAACCCCACGCTCTTCGACGCGGTACAGAAGGCCAAGAAGAACTCGGTCCCGGCCGACAACATCGACCGCGCGATCAAGCGCGGCTCCGGTGCCGAGGCCGGCGGCGCCGACTGGCAGACCATCATGTACGAGGGCTACGCCCCGAACGGCGTGGCGGTCCTGATCGAGTGCCTGACCGACAACCGCAACCGCGCCGCCTCCGAGGTGCGCGTGGCCATGACCCGCAACGGCGGCTCGATGGCCGACCCGGGCTCCGTGTCGTACATGTTCGCCCGCAAGGGTGTCGTGCTCGTCCCCAAGGCCGGGAACCTGACCGAGGACGACATCCTGATGGCCGTGCTCGAGGCCGGCGCCGAGGAGGTCAACGACCTCGGCGAGTCCTTCGAGGTGGTCAGCGAGGCCGGGGACCTGATCCCGGTCCGCACCGCGCTGCAGGGCGCCGGGATCGACTACGAGTCGGCCGAGTCGCCCTTCCTGCCCTCGGTGCAGGTGGAGCTGGACGAGGACGGCGCGCGCAAGGTCTTCCGCCTCATCGAGGCGCTGGAGGACAGCGACGACGTGCAGAACGTCTACGCCAACTTCGACGTCTCCGACGAGGTCATGGAGAAGATCGACGCCTGA
- the pdxT gene encoding pyridoxal 5'-phosphate synthase glutaminase subunit PdxT, with the protein MAETATQTPAQTTTKTIGVLALQGDFREHVASLKAIGATTALVRRPADLDAVDALVVPGGESTAMWKLATNADMFAPVRKRIAEGMPVFGTCAGMIMLADRITDAAVGQETFGGLPITVRRNAFGRQTESFEEPISFDARGEVADKYSGELTGVFIRAPWVEELDEGVEVLARVTSGPAIGRIVAVRQGNLLATSFHPELTADHRVHEYFVAMVHGRGAA; encoded by the coding sequence ATGGCGGAGACGGCAACACAGACGCCAGCACAGACGACCACCAAGACGATCGGCGTGCTCGCGCTGCAAGGCGACTTCCGCGAGCACGTCGCGTCCCTGAAGGCGATCGGCGCGACCACCGCGCTGGTCCGCCGCCCGGCCGATCTGGACGCGGTCGACGCGCTCGTGGTCCCGGGCGGGGAGTCCACCGCGATGTGGAAGCTCGCCACCAACGCCGACATGTTCGCCCCCGTCCGCAAGCGGATCGCCGAGGGGATGCCGGTCTTCGGCACCTGCGCCGGAATGATCATGCTGGCCGACCGGATCACCGACGCCGCCGTCGGCCAGGAGACCTTCGGCGGGCTGCCGATCACCGTGCGGCGCAACGCTTTCGGACGGCAGACGGAGTCCTTCGAGGAGCCGATCTCCTTCGACGCCCGCGGCGAAGTCGCTGATAAGTACAGTGGCGAATTGACCGGCGTCTTCATCCGCGCACCGTGGGTGGAGGAGCTCGACGAGGGTGTCGAGGTGCTGGCTCGCGTCACCAGTGGCCCGGCTATCGGTAGGATCGTCGCGGTCCGGCAGGGAAACCTGCTGGCGACGTCCTTCCATCCGGAGCTGACCGCGGACCACCGCGTGCACGAGTACTTCGTGGCGATGGTGCACGGACGCGGCGCAGCCTGA